A window from Sinanaerobacter sp. ZZT-01 encodes these proteins:
- the fliI gene encoding flagellar protein export ATPase FliI has translation MTNLIKKSETISRIGKIENVIGMTIEASGSKAGVGDICMISDGGKHEVMAEVVGFKDEKILLMPYAELSGIAVGNYVRNTFRKLQIPVGDFLQGRVIDALANPIDELEDFPKGEKYTVVNKYINPLTRPPISQRLDFGMKAIDGLTTIGKGQRIGIFAGSGVGKSTLMGMVARNGKADINVIALVGERGREVREFIQKDLGEEGLKRSIVIVATSDQPAMLRMKCPMVATTIAEYFKNQGKDVLLMMDSLTRFAMAHREVGLAVGEPPVARGYTPSIYSELPKLLERSGNFNEGSITGIYTVLVEGDDTNEPISDTVRGIVDGHIILSRKLAHKNHFPAIDVSSSISRLMDSIVSDEHRRIASKMRDLMSTYQQNEDMIAIGAYKAGNNPKLDEAVSKMDAINTFLKQEINDSVQYDEILKQMVKIVG, from the coding sequence ATGACCAATTTAATAAAAAAATCAGAGACGATCAGTCGCATTGGCAAGATTGAAAATGTCATAGGCATGACGATCGAAGCTTCCGGCAGTAAAGCTGGCGTCGGAGATATCTGCATGATTAGCGATGGTGGCAAACATGAAGTTATGGCAGAAGTAGTTGGATTTAAAGATGAAAAAATACTTTTGATGCCATATGCAGAGCTAAGCGGTATTGCTGTAGGAAATTATGTCAGGAATACATTCCGAAAATTGCAGATACCTGTCGGGGATTTTTTACAGGGTCGTGTCATTGATGCACTTGCAAATCCAATTGACGAATTAGAGGATTTTCCAAAAGGGGAAAAATATACAGTAGTAAACAAATACATCAATCCTCTAACGCGTCCGCCGATATCACAGCGTTTAGATTTTGGAATGAAAGCGATTGACGGTCTGACTACCATTGGAAAAGGGCAGAGAATTGGTATCTTTGCAGGCAGCGGTGTCGGCAAGAGTACTCTGATGGGAATGGTAGCTCGAAATGGTAAAGCGGATATTAACGTTATCGCCTTGGTTGGGGAACGAGGCAGAGAGGTTCGGGAATTTATTCAAAAGGACTTAGGGGAAGAAGGCCTAAAAAGGTCCATTGTTATTGTAGCAACTTCGGACCAACCTGCTATGCTTCGTATGAAATGTCCGATGGTAGCAACTACGATTGCGGAGTATTTTAAAAATCAGGGGAAAGATGTACTCTTAATGATGGACTCACTGACTCGATTTGCTATGGCGCATAGGGAAGTTGGACTTGCAGTTGGAGAACCGCCGGTTGCAAGAGGATATACGCCTTCTATCTATAGCGAGCTTCCAAAATTGTTAGAACGCAGCGGTAATTTTAATGAAGGTTCCATTACAGGTATCTATACAGTTTTAGTTGAAGGTGATGATACGAATGAGCCGATTTCCGATACCGTTCGCGGTATTGTAGACGGGCATATCATCCTTTCCAGAAAATTGGCTCATAAAAACCATTTTCCGGCAATTGATGTAAGCAGCAGTATTTCAAGACTTATGGATTCCATAGTGTCGGACGAGCATAGGCGGATCGCATCAAAGATGCGTGACCTTATGAGTACATATCAGCAGAATGAAGATATGATTGCTATCGGTGCATATAAAGCAGGGAATAATCCGAAACTGGATGAAGCCGTTTCGAAAATGGATGCAATTAATACTTTTTTAAAGCAGGAAATCAATGATTCGGTTCAGTATGATGAAATATTAAAGCAGATGGTGAAGATAGTTGGCTAA
- a CDS encoding FliH/SctL family protein, protein MEEETLTDEPKECEDTDSSDEEANKGTLEKEETRAKEKTEQIDGQADMKAWLEEASKNVPQEMIEQAKQEADEIMRKAAMDASEVMNAGRQRATELQEESKAQGYQAGYDAGRKEALQKAEEEYKEELRQKYIALLEGAYAASLQIDEKKKEMQQQYLEQMKEMVLTIAEKVINVSLKSSAEVVERMILYALETSGSYQWAKVRIAAEDASRMQEAGVDLESALKHVADRVKIVVIDDAPSGTCYVEFPDQIIDASVQSQLQNIRTLTAI, encoded by the coding sequence ATGGAAGAGGAAACACTGACGGATGAACCGAAAGAGTGTGAAGACACCGATTCTAGTGATGAAGAAGCAAATAAAGGTACTTTGGAAAAGGAAGAGACACGAGCAAAAGAAAAAACAGAGCAAATAGATGGGCAGGCCGATATGAAAGCTTGGCTGGAAGAAGCGTCAAAAAATGTGCCGCAGGAAATGATCGAGCAGGCAAAGCAGGAAGCAGATGAAATCATGAGAAAAGCTGCAATGGATGCAAGTGAAGTGATGAATGCCGGACGCCAAAGAGCAACAGAATTACAGGAAGAATCAAAAGCACAAGGCTATCAGGCGGGCTATGATGCGGGCAGAAAAGAAGCATTACAAAAGGCAGAAGAAGAATATAAGGAAGAATTAAGGCAGAAATATATTGCTCTTTTAGAAGGTGCCTATGCTGCTAGCTTGCAAATTGATGAGAAGAAAAAAGAGATGCAGCAGCAATATTTAGAGCAAATGAAAGAGATGGTGCTGACTATCGCAGAAAAAGTGATAAATGTAAGTTTAAAATCCAGCGCAGAGGTTGTTGAACGTATGATTTTATATGCGCTGGAGACAAGTGGTTCTTATCAATGGGCAAAAGTTCGAATTGCTGCTGAAGATGCAAGTAGAATGCAAGAAGCAGGGGTGGACTTGGAGTCGGCCCTAAAGCATGTGGCAGACAGAGTGAAAATTGTTGTAATTGATGATGCACCTTCAGGAACCTGTTATGTTGAATTCCCGGATCAGATTATTGATGCGAGTGTACAGTCCCAGCTTCAAAACATCCGCACACTGACCGCAATATAG
- the fliF gene encoding flagellar basal-body MS-ring/collar protein FliF, which produces MRDKFDKIIEQIKEINSKLSNRNRYIIIGSAVAIFVFAIICTILLNSKPYDTMFTGVNQQEASEIVTALQELDVTAKYDKNGNVSVPKKQVDELRAKLVMEGYPKSGLTYNTFSSNVDMMATDFEKNTYKIYELQDRLASTIRLFDGVSDAVVTIAVGQDQKYVLEKEKVEPSASVVIITKGDTLDSEQVQGIQRLVARSIPDMQPEQVLITDSTGRDLTSMYDLSQTGSSKLKLALERDMENTIQNKVLHNLTLIFDEDSVRVTAKCTMDVDKKIKEIITYLPSTDDQKGIISKEDNDVEIIGEGTASAGVVGTDSNAQVPVYPNITTDGNEIYYKDNKSFDYLVSKVKEQIQSDSGVVSDLTVAVVINTKQLSKTELAEIKRLVATTAGIDTEMADEKVAVFRASVTEDTVPASGLLSTLGKSKVVPIAIGILVFLLIAGLIAFFILRRIKAKKEAEGVALEEGTNENNDIDELIKLDELKQSREQELKGEIREFADKNPEISAQLIKTWLKGGDGNAD; this is translated from the coding sequence TTGCGTGATAAATTTGATAAAATAATAGAACAGATAAAAGAGATTAATAGTAAATTGAGCAATAGAAACCGTTATATTATCATAGGAAGTGCTGTTGCGATTTTTGTGTTCGCAATAATCTGTACGATATTGTTGAATTCAAAGCCATATGACACGATGTTTACCGGAGTGAATCAGCAGGAAGCGTCGGAGATTGTAACGGCTTTACAGGAATTAGATGTCACTGCAAAATATGATAAAAATGGTAATGTTTCTGTACCTAAAAAGCAAGTAGATGAATTAAGAGCGAAGCTGGTTATGGAAGGGTATCCGAAGAGCGGGTTGACCTATAACACATTTTCATCAAACGTGGATATGATGGCAACGGATTTTGAAAAAAATACATATAAAATTTATGAACTCCAAGACCGTTTGGCATCTACAATTCGTTTATTTGACGGTGTAAGTGATGCAGTAGTAACAATTGCGGTCGGTCAGGATCAAAAATATGTTTTGGAAAAAGAAAAAGTAGAGCCGAGTGCGAGCGTAGTGATTATAACAAAAGGTGATACTTTAGATAGTGAACAGGTACAAGGCATTCAAAGATTAGTTGCAAGAAGTATTCCGGACATGCAGCCGGAGCAAGTTCTTATTACGGATAGCACGGGAAGAGATCTGACTTCTATGTACGATCTTTCGCAAACAGGTTCTTCCAAACTGAAATTAGCTTTAGAACGGGATATGGAAAATACGATACAGAACAAAGTTCTGCATAATTTAACCCTTATTTTCGATGAGGACTCGGTTCGTGTAACGGCAAAATGCACGATGGACGTAGATAAAAAAATAAAAGAAATCATCACTTATCTGCCAAGTACAGATGATCAAAAGGGGATTATTTCAAAAGAGGATAACGACGTTGAAATCATCGGAGAAGGTACGGCATCTGCCGGTGTTGTTGGAACGGACAGCAATGCACAGGTTCCGGTTTATCCGAATATCACAACTGACGGAAATGAGATTTATTACAAGGACAACAAGTCTTTTGACTATTTGGTAAGCAAGGTAAAGGAGCAGATTCAAAGCGATTCTGGAGTTGTATCAGATTTAACCGTAGCAGTTGTTATCAATACAAAGCAGCTAAGCAAAACGGAATTGGCAGAGATTAAACGGTTAGTTGCTACGACTGCAGGAATCGACACGGAGATGGCAGATGAAAAGGTCGCTGTCTTTAGAGCAAGCGTTACAGAGGATACTGTGCCTGCAAGTGGCTTGCTCAGCACGTTGGGAAAAAGCAAGGTTGTGCCGATTGCAATTGGAATTCTAGTATTCCTTTTGATTGCAGGACTGATTGCATTCTTTATTCTAAGGCGGATTAAAGCGAAAAAAGAAGCAGAAGGAGTTGCTTTGGAAGAAGGAACTAATGAAAATAATGATATAGATGAATTGATTAAGCTGGATGAATTGAAACAATCGAGAGAGCAGGAATTAAAAGGTGAGATTCGGGAATTTGCGGATAAGAACCCGGAAATATCAGCACAGCTTATCAAAACTTGGCTAAAGGGAGGCGATGGAAATGCCGACTGA